Part of the Marasmius oreades isolate 03SP1 chromosome 5, whole genome shotgun sequence genome is shown below.
GAGACGTGCGTTCCAAGGTACTGGGTACGTACCTATGGAAGTTGACTACATTGAGGCCCACGCAACAGGTCTGTCTGCAGTGTTTCTTGTTCCCTTGTTTGATTATTGATACCCAAGTCAGGGACATCCGCCGGAGATCCAACAGAGGCCAACTGGATTGGTAAAAATTTCGAGCGTTCCAATTCTCTTATTCGAGTTGGTAGTGTCAAGGGAAATGTCGGGTAAGGGTTCTCGCCGAAATTTTACAGGCTATTGGTTGCTCATAGTACGGTACCTCTTACGTTTAGACACCTTGAGGctgtttctttctttgcCTCGATTTCCAAGGCTTGTTCGATATTCAGCACTGGACTTATCCCTCCGACCGTCAATGTCACCCAAACTACGAGAAACCCGAAGATTCGTTGGGATGAACATCGATTACACGTAGTGACAGAGACTACAAATCTCAAGGAACTGGAAGATTCAAAACGTGCCTTGATTGCGATAGCAGGGTCTGGCATTGGAGGTGTAAACGGCCATTGCCTGTTGGAGGAACCACCCACGGCCACCTTGACTTCCCGAGGATATTATAATGGAACCCCCTGCCTGTTGGTGGGGGGAGGACTTTCACTTCGCTCGGCAACGGCTGTATGCGAGTCGCTGCAGGAGTCGTTGGGCTCAGTGGCAGCACTTGCTCGGACGTACGGGAGGCGCTCACGATCTATGACATGGAAAAGTTATGCGATACACCACCCTAAAGGTGGTCTTTCTCGCTTTGCATCTCCCACACTAGCGCCTCGGTCGCCTCCCCCCCTCGTCTTTGTTTTCTCTGGTCAAGGTGCTCAACATCTCCTAAGTACGTTGAATCACTCTCTCGATGATATAGGCGTTGCCTGATCTCCATTTTTTCACCTCACAGTGGGAAAACAGCTGTTCAAGgatttccctttctttcagCAGAACATTCTTGAACTCGATGATGTGTATCGTTCCGTGATGGGACATTCGTTGGTCCAGCGTTACGGACTGTTTGCAGATGCCCCAGCTGAATCGACACTACCCGAGATGTGGCCCATTATGGCTATTCTCCCCTCGCTCGCGATGATCCAAATCGCGGTTCTCAATCTCCTTCGTCATCTCGGTGTTTCGCCGGATGTTGTAGTGGGTCACTCTGCTGGCGAAGTTGTGACCTTTTACGCCAGTGGCTCGATGACTCAGGAAGCTGCCCTTAAGCTTGCGATAGCGAGAGCTGTCGCTTTGTCATACACTGAGGACTCGGGTGAAGATGCTGGAATGGTGGCGCTTGGTTGCGGTGCACCACTCGCGTTGGAGATCATCAAAGAAATCATCGATGATTTGCCCAACGACTCCCAACAGGTTTTGGACCTTGCGTGCGAGAACTCCCCAAGCGCGGTAACCCTTTCCGGACATTCAGCACTCCTGGACCGGGTCCTCGAAGTCGCTTCCATTCGCCAGCTCTTCGCCAGGAAGCTTCGTACGCGCGTTGCAGTGCATTCGGCTATCATGGAGTTTTGTCGAGAACAATACCACGAACTAGTTTCAGATGCGATCTCAGCCTCGGTCATCTCAAAGCCCCGTGTCGAGGCTTATTCGACTGTGACCGGGAAAATAAAAACAGATGCACCCacaaatcagtacatgtgGGACAACACTCGGCTACCAGTACAATTTGCTTCCGCCATTGGACTGATACACGAAAAACACCCAAATGCCGTTTACGTCGAGATCTCACCCCATCCAGCCCTCACTTCATACGTCGAATCAATGACAGGACGGCCTGTTGTTTGTCCCTTGCGCCGACCAGGGAAGAATGAAACATACCGTGATGACGAGTCGTATGTTCTGCTCGATTGCCTTGGCAGGCTCGCCATCCAAGGAGTAGCGACGATCGACTTTACCCGCCTGAGTCCTGAGAACACTCAAGACGATTCATCCATTCCGACCTATCCTTTCTCTCGTAAACATATTCCTCTCCTAAAAGGAAACTCGGAAGATCATGCGGTCAAAACACGTTATGGTCCACTCAACTACAGCAATATGAAGCTAAGCATTACGGATCACGCACAATTGGCAGAGCATGTCATCCGTGAAGAGGCTATTCTACCCGCCACTGGCTATCTAGAAATGGTGAGGACTTTGACCCAACCTTTTTAGTTGACTATGATCTGACGTCTAAATAGGCATTTGAACGGGGTGCTCGACTTCTCTGGGACGTTCGATTCGACGCTGCTCTACCCATTCTGCAGCAACCCACGTCATCTGTCCATTTCCAGCTCGAAGGAACACATTGGACAGTGGAGAGTATCCGGTCGCAGGATCGTTCCTCGCCAGTGACTCCAAGTGACGGAAAGGTAAGGACGCAGGAACAGGGCCTCCAGGATGTTGGCTAACGATTCCGCTAACAGAATACCAACACTCGGAAGCACGCGATCGGCCACCTCTCTTGCTCCAGTCAACAACAGTGCGACCCCCCGCTGGATATCCCGACCATAAGGGATAGATGCAAGTCATTAGACACTGGTTGGCATGTTCATCTATTGTTCTTCGGAGTGTCATTCAGCAGATTCACGTAGATATCTACTATACAATGAAGTACTTCGCCCAGTTCGGTCCCTCATACCGGCGCATAGAAAAACTCTACATGGGTGAGGATGAGGGATTGATTCTCGTTCGGGGTGGCGATAGCTCCTTGAGGTGCGTCACATACATCCCGTACAGAAAAACACTGACACATCTGGTTCTGAATGAACAGTTCGGCGGGGTATATTGTGCACCCGATCCTACTGGATGCATGCCTTCACGGAGCAGTAAACCCGATTTTCACTCAAAACACCGACAGCAATTCCTATTATCTGCCATCGAGTTTGAAGATGGTCCGTGTATATcgttcctctcttcatcaacaAGAGCATCTCTGGTCGCACATCAAACTCAAAGAATGGAAGTACAGTAAGTTTCATTTATCACGGCCTCGCCGAGTTGATGTCAGAATAATATATTTCAGACGAGCTCGTGTATGACATTAATATTGTGGATGGAGAAGGGCAGCGACTGGTAGAATTACAGGGCTTGGTGGTCAGCCGGCATGAAATCACTCCAGCCCTGTCTAGGAGACCACATCTCGATCTCGCTTACCAACGATTTGACCTTCCCACCCTCCCAAGCTCTGACGTGGCAGTAGACTCCGTAAGTTCCGCATATCGGTCTGTACGAGTGCAATATGCTGATATCCGAGCGCAGTCTCAAACTCAACTGCCACTGGGAACTGCGATAGGTCGCGTCTTGGATAGTATTTCGCGATTGGGACAAAAACGGGTTGTCCGGGTCCTTTCACTCGGTTCTAGTGGTGAGTTTTTCTTTCCTCGCCTCCGTCTTGTTCTCATTTTGAGGGCTCGTTAGCGATTCTTGATGATGCGGAATCCATCATGAGTTCCAGCCCCGACAGGTTTCTAGAATGTTATTTCGACAGACCTCACAGGTATAGTTCATCGGCCAAACGTAACCTCATGGTTCGAGTCGCGGCTTCACCAGAAACACTATCCACTCTCTTCGATCTCATTGTTGTGGAGGATACCAGTTACACCCTTTCGGTCATCTCAGCCATGTTAGTCCCAGGGGGAAAGGCACTCATAAAGAGGAGAACCGACGCGTACGCCGAAGATCTCCAGAGAGAAAACAAAACTCCCCTTCGCCTCCAAGCCGTTCAATCAGCCACAGACACCGTTTTGATCGAGGCGCAGAAGTCAACACTCTCCACGCTTAACCGGTCCTCCACAAATTCTGATATGCCGGTAATTACCTTTGAGTTGGGACGAGAGTTGGACATCAGGGACCAGATCCTTCTTCAGGAGGCGTCTACTGTCCCCATCTGGATCCAAGCACAAGATGATATCCACGGAGGTGCCGCACGCGGTTTCTGCCGTTCACTTTCCCGAGAATTGTCTGTCGATGTTCGCCTTGCCGTTTTTCAAGGTGAATGGTCTGTGAATCGACGATTGCAATTCATAAATACTCTCTCCTCGCTACCTGGACTGGACGACGAGGTGGATGTCCTAGTCGATCCTAATGGGATCCTCTATGTCCCTCGATTTGTTCCGGCAAGCCTAGCAACTCCACTTGATCAGAGGGAAACACCTGAATATTGGGTGAAGGGATCGAACGAGGAGATAATCGAACAGTTGCCACCTCCCTTGGAATCAGAAGACTTAGTCCTCCTCCATATCTCGACAATCTCGACACACTCTGCGGGAGGTATGGTCTCTGTACTCGGAGAGGTGGCAAGTCTTGGTACTTTGGGTCTCCCTAAAGGAACGCCTGTCATCGCTGTTTGTTCATCACCAATATCGAACTTTACTGTTATCCATGCAGGACAGGTGTTCCCTAAACCTTGCGTGGATGCCGACGACAGTGTTAATGGCCTACTTCCCCTTCTTGTCgccgggctcgggcttgggaTGTGGACCTTCACAAACCGGAATGGGCATGAGCCAACCGTCCGAATATCGGTGATAGCCTCTCGCAGTGACTCCTTTGCTCGGTCATTGGTGTCCGTCTTACAAGGTCACGGATATTCCGTGTCTTTACTTTCGACCCACGAGATCCTATTCGGGGAACTCCAGTTATTGAGATCTTCGCGTTACGTGTTTTGCGAGTCAATTCCGACAGTATGGGCACAGACATTGGACGGCCTCAGTACCTGTGCGTCCATATATCAGTGGGGTAAGGATCTCAATCAAAGCATGATGAGGGATCCGTGGTTAGTTCGCGATACACTTTCACAAGTCCTACCTCTATTAACGCCGCCCATTCCACCTCTCGAGCCGGCCCTTCGTATGCAAGATGTACTAGCTGCTTCACGTAGTACGAGGAAGCTCCTGTTCGATCCACACAAAAAGTATCTGCTTATCGGAGGAATCGGATCATTGGGACTTCACATCACCCTCTGGATGTACGAGGTAAGCATCACACCTCCGAGTGCTCAATCTCGTACTCGAACAACTGACGTTTCACCATAGAACGGCGCGAGGAATATTATTTTGACCAGTCGTTCTGGGGAAAGCActttgatgaagaaaaagGACAATCTGGCCATTCGGATACTCTCTTACCTCAAAACACTGGACGGCCTCTCAATGCGCTTGGGAGCTTGCGATGCTACCTCGCAGGATGACATGCAGAACCTGATCAACTCCGCCGGGCCGGCAAGTTCTATTGGCGGATGTATCATGCTTTCAGTTGTACTCTGCGATAGGTTGTATCGTTTACATGACAAAGAGAGCTATCAACGGGCGGTTGATCCCAAGGTTCGCGCTTTCGAGGTTCTGCGGAAGTGCATGGACGTGGACAAGTTAGATTTCCTGGTGTCTTTTTCTTCGAGCGCCACCTTTGGTTGCGCTGGCCAGACGAATTATTCTAGGTGAATATCTCTCGGACTTCCTGGATGAAACCAATTCTGAAGCTAACTGTCCTTTCTCCTAGTGGCAATACCGCGGTGGACTCGCAAACCCGATCACTTTGCAATGCCTTGACACTCGTCGCACCTCCGGTGGTCGATACTATCACTATGACCAATACCGAACAACTTGAGTCAGACGCTCGATTGTCATATATAATGCCCTGGGCTCTGAGTGCCAGACGTACGTGCCCAGCTATATGCATATGACATTTGATTATTTACCCAAGCACCTCTAGAGATCTGTGCGGCCCTTGGAGATGGTCTAAATCAACTCAAGCTCGGCACACCGGTTTGGCAGATGATTCCTGAACTGGACTGGGGAGCAGTGTCTACATCACTTGGCCCATCGTCGCTCTACGCACATATGACTCCGCCCGAGCCATCAGACGATAACACTTCCTCTACCCAGAACTTGACCGAAGAAGAACTCGCCAGTCTTATTTGCGAGCATTTGGAGCTACCCCGCAAGGATTTGGATCTTGAAGTTCCGCTGACTTCATACGGTTTGGATTCTCTGTCTGCTGGCAGGCTGTCAATCACATTGAAGCCTTACGGTACGCTCACTCAAGTCCAATTGCTCGCCGACCTCAGCACCACCGGTATCATTAAGCGATTGAAGGAAAGTCCCGTCGGTATGAAATCTACGAAAATGCCCAATGGCACGGCCGATGCTAATGTCAAGGACAAGATTAAGCTCATGCACGACCTTGCGACTGAATATTCCTCCGACTTCTCCAGACCAGACTCCAAACGAGAGGGCCAAAGCCAACGAGTGGTATTACTGACTGCAAGTACCGGATACCTGGGGTCTTATATGTTGATGAACTTGGTCCGCGATCCTACGGTCACGCACATCTACACACTGAACCGTCGAGGGAACACCAGCCCTGAGTCTCGACAGAGACGCGTCCTTTCTGATTGTGGCCTGAACCCTTCAGAAGTGTTCGACTCTCAGAAAGTTACTTGGCTCAAAGGCGACCTTACACAGCCCCATCTTGGCCTCGAGAAGGATATTTTTGCGGAGGTGACAAATCTCGAATCTACTATCAAAACCATGGTTTTTCTGATATGGACCTTCTTAGATGAAAAGTCGGGTGACCGATGTGGTCCATCTCGGTGCGTCTCTACCTCGGTGTAACCGCCTCCGCCGATCTGAACATAACACTCGAAATTCTTAGCCTGGCGGGTTAATTTCAATCTAGAGCTTTCTCTATTCACATCGAGTCTTCGCGGACTCCGAAACCTGCTTGATTTGGCTATTGACAACAGCGCTCACTTCATGTTTGCTAG
Proteins encoded:
- a CDS encoding Type I Iterative PKS (antiSMASH:Cluster_5.1), yielding MSFTDSSRCSSNTSIAIVGISAEFPSGTHSQENLSHKTFFDFLLRGMEAYEPIPPSYFDSSRNPGQLTTTIGAFLKDVLAFDHLEFGISNRDAHGMSLSTRKLLESSFLALLDSGIHYRGQNVACYTASIMDTAIDPTNMTTRGSLAGYPYMTANKVSYHLDLRGPSIPSTTACSASATALHLAVQAIRAGDCDAAVVAACQLNFGLEDWLQYSDAKILSPDGKCKPFSQFADGFGRGEGVASIVLKSLERAQKDGDKIHGVIIGTGLNSAGSLAPVSAPVAEAQADAMRRAFQGTGYVPMEVDYIEAHATGTSAGDPTEANWIGKNFERSNSLIRVGSVKGNVGHLEAVSFFASISKACSIFSTGLIPPTVNVTQTTRNPKIRWDEHRLHVVTETTNLKELEDSKRALIAIAGSGIGGVNGHCLLEEPPTATLTSRGYYNGTPCLLVGGGLSLRSATAVCESLQESLGSVAALARTYGRRSRSMTWKSYAIHHPKGGLSRFASPTLAPRSPPPLVFVFSGQGAQHLLMGKQLFKDFPFFQQNILELDDVYRSVMGHSLVQRYGLFADAPAESTLPEMWPIMAILPSLAMIQIAVLNLLRHLGVSPDVVVGHSAGEVVTFYASGSMTQEAALKLAIARAVALSYTEDSGEDAGMVALGCGAPLALEIIKEIIDDLPNDSQQVLDLACENSPSAVTLSGHSALLDRVLEVASIRQLFARKLRTRVAVHSAIMEFCREQYHELVSDAISASVISKPRVEAYSTVTGKIKTDAPTNQYMWDNTRLPVQFASAIGLIHEKHPNAVYVEISPHPALTSYVESMTGRPVVCPLRRPGKNETYRDDESYVLLDCLGRLAIQGVATIDFTRLSPENTQDDSSIPTYPFSRKHIPLLKGNSEDHAVKTRYGPLNYSNMKLSITDHAQLAEHVIREEAILPATGYLEMAFERGARLLWDVRFDAALPILQQPTSSVHFQLEGTHWTVESIRSQDRSSPVTPSDGKNTNTRKHAIGHLSCSSQQQCDPPLDIPTIRDRCKSLDTDIYYTMKYFAQFGPSYRRIEKLYMGEDEGLILVRGGDSSLSSAGYIVHPILLDACLHGAVNPIFTQNTDSNSYYLPSSLKMVRVYRSSLHQQEHLWSHIKLKEWKYNELVYDINIVDGEGQRLVELQGLVVSRHEITPALSRRPHLDLAYQRFDLPTLPSSDVAVDSSQTQLPLGTAIGRVLDSISRLGQKRVVRVLSLGSSAILDDAESIMSSSPDRFLECYFDRPHRYSSSAKRNLMVRVAASPETLSTLFDLIVVEDTSYTLSVISAMLVPGGKALIKRRTDAYAEDLQRENKTPLRLQAVQSATDTVLIEAQKSTLSTLNRSSTNSDMPVITFELGRELDIRDQILLQEASTVPIWIQAQDDIHGGAARGFCRSLSRELSVDVRLAVFQGEWSVNRRLQFINTLSSLPGLDDEVDVLVDPNGILYVPRFVPASLATPLDQRETPEYWVKGSNEEIIEQLPPPLESEDLVLLHISTISTHSAGGMVSVLGEVASLGTLGLPKGTPVIAVCSSPISNFTVIHAGQVFPKPCVDADDSVNGLLPLLVAGLGLGMWTFTNRNGHEPTVRISVIASRSDSFARSLVSVLQGHGYSVSLLSTHEILFGELQLLRSSRYVFCESIPTVWAQTLDGLSTCASIYQWGKDLNQSMMRDPWLVRDTLSQVLPLLTPPIPPLEPALRMQDVLAASRSTRKLLFDPHKKYLLIGGIGSLGLHITLWMYENGARNIILTSRSGESTLMKKKDNLAIRILSYLKTLDGLSMRLGACDATSQDDMQNLINSAGPASSIGGCIMLSVVLCDRLYRLHDKESYQRAVDPKVRAFEVLRKCMDVDKLDFLVSFSSSATFGCAGQTNYSSGNTAVDSQTRSLCNALTLVAPPVVDTITMTNTEQLESDARLSYIMPWALSARQICAALGDGLNQLKLGTPVWQMIPELDWGAVSTSLGPSSLYAHMTPPEPSDDNTSSTQNLTEEELASLICEHLELPRKDLDLEVPLTSYGLDSLSAGRLSITLKPYGTLTQVQLLADLSTTGIIKRLKESPVGMKSTKMPNGTADANVKDKIKLMHDLATEYSSDFSRPDSKREGQSQRVVLLTASTGYLGSYMLMNLVRDPTVTHIYTLNRRGNTSPESRQRRVLSDCGLNPSEVFDSQKVTWLKGDLTQPHLGLEKDIFAEMKSRVTDVVHLAWRVNFNLELSLFTSSLRGLRNLLDLAIDNSAHFMFASSLAVFANGPKGVITGVERVDAEMAVRIGYSESKWVGEEIIFAASEATGLQSTVVRVGQLCGASSSGTWNVKEWFPTMVQVSSVMKVLPDDARQVSWLPIDVAAQAMVDILRRRADSSPPSPTSIEALAHPCLIPWQAIATVLADELGATIIPYPEWFKRVEELLGTLDFEDLNAKRLLPYFRGVDSFGDREHGNRDAFGLAQMLVSPPTGSTLANLLPLTEREVQSWVTYWRGVKFLR